Proteins found in one Allorhizobium pseudoryzae genomic segment:
- a CDS encoding FliM/FliN family flagellar motor switch protein gives MTEQTDNSPTIDLALLAKLTGGLGDYKTVEKICSEFGQLYAEFLPDVFQSETGFPITVSYTGFQSGLMEDLLRELGPDFAFANGSLRNWSPNFVLGCGNTFVIGLMERMLGAEASMVQQPPNRPLSDIELDLATMVFERIANVLRSGVNAPGGFEAMLERPYNGPDRVAPEEEGRPEFGAAIRMVIEIGKVTSEIALIIPQKALLKTKVVTPKSKGQAGKQKQEWAARIAEQVRRSQVTLEARIRLQSMTLNAVSRLMAGDVIAFEDKSDVRVQVSANGKDMYTCEFGRSGERYTVRVKDNVSSEDELLRHLMK, from the coding sequence ATGACCGAACAGACTGACAACAGCCCGACGATCGACCTTGCCCTTCTCGCCAAACTGACCGGCGGGCTCGGCGACTACAAGACCGTCGAAAAGATCTGCAGCGAATTCGGCCAGCTCTATGCGGAATTCCTGCCCGACGTTTTCCAGAGCGAAACCGGCTTTCCCATCACGGTCAGCTATACGGGTTTCCAGTCGGGTCTGATGGAAGACCTGCTGCGCGAACTCGGACCCGACTTCGCCTTTGCCAATGGTTCGCTGCGCAACTGGTCTCCGAATTTCGTCCTCGGCTGCGGCAATACCTTTGTCATCGGCCTGATGGAGCGCATGCTCGGCGCCGAAGCGAGCATGGTCCAGCAGCCGCCGAACCGTCCGCTGTCGGATATCGAACTCGACCTGGCGACCATGGTGTTCGAGCGCATCGCCAACGTGCTGCGCTCCGGGGTCAATGCGCCGGGCGGCTTCGAGGCCATGCTGGAGCGTCCCTATAACGGTCCGGACCGTGTTGCACCGGAGGAGGAAGGCCGCCCGGAATTCGGAGCCGCCATCCGCATGGTGATCGAGATCGGCAAGGTGACGTCGGAAATCGCGCTCATCATTCCGCAGAAGGCGCTGCTCAAGACGAAGGTGGTGACACCGAAATCGAAAGGCCAGGCCGGCAAACAGAAGCAGGAATGGGCGGCCCGGATCGCCGAGCAGGTTCGCCGCTCGCAGGTGACGCTGGAGGCCCGCATCCGGCTGCAGAGCATGACGCTGAACGCCGTCTCGCGGCTGATGGCCGGCGACGTGATCGCTTTCGAGGACAAGTCGGATGTGAGAGTTCAAGTCAGCGCCAACGGCAAGGACATGTACACCTGCGAGTTTGGACGATCGGGCGAGCGCTATACCGTTCGCGTCAAGGACAATGTCAGCTCAGAGGACGAATTGCTCCGCCATCTGATGAAGTAG
- the fliN gene encoding flagellar motor switch protein FliN, translated as MATKKTPLDEDDVFPATGNEVELDQAIDDLRGVLKADSDGGMADFGAEFGSDSGSAPAFGDTADFGGGDFGGGDFGGGDFGGSSFGGDSHAEMTEPGSALTSNLDLIMDIPITVEIVLGTSKMQVAGLMDLQEGAIIALDKRIGEPVEISVSGRRIAKGEITVLENDDTRFGVKLTEILSTKKV; from the coding sequence ATGGCAACCAAGAAGACCCCACTTGATGAAGACGATGTGTTTCCGGCGACCGGCAATGAAGTCGAGCTGGATCAGGCGATCGATGATCTTCGCGGCGTATTGAAAGCCGACTCCGATGGCGGGATGGCTGATTTTGGTGCAGAGTTCGGAAGCGATTCGGGTTCTGCTCCGGCCTTCGGCGACACCGCCGATTTTGGCGGTGGTGACTTCGGCGGCGGTGACTTTGGTGGCGGCGATTTTGGAGGTTCAAGCTTCGGTGGCGACAGCCACGCCGAGATGACGGAACCGGGCAGCGCGCTCACGTCCAATCTCGATCTGATCATGGATATTCCCATCACGGTCGAGATCGTGCTGGGAACCAGCAAGATGCAGGTGGCAGGCCTGATGGATCTGCAGGAGGGCGCCATCATCGCGCTCGACAAGCGGATCGGCGAGCCCGTCGAAATCAGCGTGAGTGGTCGCCGCATTGCCAAGGGCGAAATCACGGTCCTCGAGAATGACGATACCCGCTTCGGCGTGAAGCTGACGGAAATTTTGAGCACAAAGAAAGTCTGA
- the fliG gene encoding flagellar motor switch protein FliG, with protein MMDFDDFGGAVSTKPLSQAEKAAAVLLAMGKGVAGKLLKYFTQSELQTIIASAQTLREIPPDELLQLVNEFEDLFTEGAGLMDNARAIESILEEGLTPEEVDGLLGRRTAFQAYETSIWDRLQDADPIFVGQFLQREHPQTIAYILSMLPSSFGAKLLLQLPDSQRADIMNRTVNMKDVSPKAAQIIENRVVELIEMIEAERNSNGSNKVAELMNELDKPQVDTLLSSLETISKESVKKVRPKIFLFEDLLAMPQRSRVMLLNDIAADILTMSLRGASPEIKECVLSAISPRQRRMIEADLGATNAVTNPREVAIARRAVAQEAIRLSNAGQIQLKEAPAEGQASPEAA; from the coding sequence ATGATGGACTTTGACGATTTCGGAGGCGCAGTTTCCACGAAACCGTTATCCCAAGCTGAAAAAGCCGCAGCGGTCCTCCTTGCCATGGGCAAGGGGGTTGCAGGCAAGTTGCTGAAATATTTTACCCAAAGCGAACTTCAGACGATTATCGCATCAGCGCAGACGCTGCGGGAAATCCCGCCGGATGAACTGCTGCAGCTGGTCAATGAATTCGAGGACCTGTTTACCGAGGGTGCAGGCCTGATGGACAATGCCCGTGCCATCGAGAGCATCCTGGAAGAAGGCCTCACACCGGAAGAAGTCGACGGCCTGCTCGGCCGCCGCACCGCCTTCCAGGCCTACGAGACCTCCATCTGGGACCGCCTGCAGGATGCCGATCCGATCTTCGTCGGCCAGTTCCTCCAGCGCGAGCATCCCCAGACCATTGCCTACATCCTGTCGATGCTGCCTTCGTCCTTCGGCGCCAAGCTGCTCCTGCAGCTGCCGGACAGCCAGCGCGCGGACATCATGAACCGTACCGTGAACATGAAGGATGTCAGCCCGAAGGCCGCGCAAATCATCGAAAACCGCGTGGTCGAGCTGATCGAAATGATCGAAGCAGAGCGCAACTCGAACGGTTCGAACAAGGTGGCCGAGCTCATGAACGAGCTGGACAAACCGCAGGTCGATACTCTCCTCAGCTCGCTCGAAACGATCAGCAAGGAATCGGTCAAGAAGGTTCGCCCGAAGATCTTCCTCTTCGAAGACCTGCTCGCCATGCCGCAGCGCAGCCGCGTCATGCTGCTCAACGACATCGCCGCCGACATCCTCACGATGTCGCTGCGCGGTGCCTCGCCCGAGATCAAGGAATGTGTCCTGTCGGCGATCAGCCCTCGCCAGCGCCGCATGATCGAAGCCGACCTTGGCGCCACCAACGCGGTCACCAATCCGCGCGAAGTCGCCATCGCCCGCAGAGCCGTGGCGCAGGAAGCCATCCGTCTGTCCAATGCCGGGCAGATCCAGCTCAAGGAAGCACCGGCCGAAGGCCAGGCGTCTCCGGAAGCCGCATAA
- the flhB gene encoding flagellar biosynthesis protein FlhB translates to MSDEDKDSKTESPSHKKLSDAAEKGNVPFSKEVTLFASSLSFYFFMLFFLPNGIAKLGEALKDIIEKPDQWQLENASDVVSLAVRIGWDSAAFLLPVMLLFAVFGLGSSFAQNMPSFVLERVRPQMNRVSPMKGFERIFSVQGMVEFAKSIFKVAIVGVVMFFAMRSDFLHTLDAMFADPVVVPAMLYASMKKMVVVIVLATAVLATADFFWTRHHWYTQLKMTKQEVKDENKQAMGDPVVKSRQRSLMRNRARQRMMNNVPRATLIIANPTHYAVALRYVREESDAPIVVAKGTDLVALKIREIAEANQIPVFEDPPLARSMFAQVSVDSVIPPAFYKAVAELIHRVYAARTPKRRIR, encoded by the coding sequence TTGTCTGACGAGGATAAAGACAGCAAAACAGAAAGCCCTTCTCACAAAAAGCTATCGGATGCTGCTGAGAAGGGTAATGTTCCGTTTTCCAAAGAGGTGACGCTGTTTGCGTCGTCTCTTTCATTCTATTTCTTCATGCTGTTCTTTTTACCGAACGGCATTGCCAAGCTTGGCGAAGCTCTCAAGGACATCATCGAAAAACCGGATCAGTGGCAGCTGGAAAATGCCTCGGATGTGGTGTCGCTCGCCGTGCGTATCGGCTGGGATTCGGCCGCTTTCCTGCTGCCGGTCATGCTGCTGTTCGCCGTTTTCGGTCTTGGTTCCTCCTTTGCGCAGAACATGCCGTCGTTCGTGCTCGAACGGGTCAGACCGCAGATGAACCGCGTGTCGCCGATGAAGGGTTTCGAACGCATTTTTAGCGTTCAGGGAATGGTGGAATTCGCCAAGTCCATTTTCAAGGTGGCGATCGTCGGCGTCGTGATGTTCTTCGCGATGCGCAGCGATTTCCTGCATACGCTGGACGCGATGTTTGCCGATCCGGTGGTCGTTCCGGCCATGCTCTACGCGTCGATGAAGAAGATGGTGGTCGTCATCGTTCTTGCGACCGCCGTCCTCGCCACGGCCGACTTCTTCTGGACCAGGCACCACTGGTACACCCAGCTGAAGATGACGAAGCAGGAAGTAAAGGACGAAAACAAGCAGGCGATGGGCGATCCGGTCGTCAAATCGCGCCAGCGTTCCTTGATGCGCAACCGCGCCCGCCAGCGCATGATGAACAATGTTCCGCGCGCCACGCTCATCATCGCCAACCCGACCCACTATGCGGTTGCCCTGCGTTACGTGCGCGAGGAAAGCGATGCACCCATTGTGGTTGCCAAGGGAACCGATCTCGTGGCGCTGAAAATTCGCGAGATTGCCGAGGCCAATCAGATCCCGGTTTTCGAGGATCCGCCCCTGGCACGCTCCATGTTTGCGCAAGTCTCGGTGGATAGTGTGATTCCACCAGCCTTCTACAAGGCTGTGGCTGAGCTGATTCACAGGGTGTACGCCGCGCGTACGCCCAAGAGACGGATACGCTAG
- the visR gene encoding transcriptional regulator VisR codes for MASWQGLFDTGETASVFPNVHPRASSRSDIFPKLVSMQKTLHARNFAVLRIAGAGMPNKRKVVCELDNWGPTAIENSRALLDAYGETFLQHIELSILPLAWGTVETEERGGATDVPPMVLTLETKSLPFSGIAFPVRLGAVGNGYVAFSGGTMAITSDAVVDQHIRSCHIMMDLLALEERRTVPAETLSEREVACLQLAGDGQISEEIAERLGLSVHTVNAYLGSATIKLDAVNRIQAIAKAIRLGYIH; via the coding sequence ATGGCATCTTGGCAGGGACTGTTCGACACCGGTGAGACCGCAAGCGTGTTTCCGAACGTCCATCCGCGCGCGTCGAGCCGTTCCGACATCTTTCCCAAGCTCGTGTCGATGCAGAAGACGTTGCACGCACGCAATTTTGCGGTTCTACGCATTGCGGGCGCTGGGATGCCGAACAAGCGCAAGGTCGTCTGCGAACTGGACAACTGGGGGCCGACGGCGATCGAGAACAGTCGCGCGCTTCTCGACGCCTACGGCGAGACCTTCCTGCAGCACATCGAGCTCTCGATCCTCCCCTTGGCCTGGGGGACGGTCGAAACCGAGGAGAGGGGAGGCGCGACGGACGTGCCTCCCATGGTTCTCACGCTGGAAACCAAGAGCCTGCCATTCTCCGGCATTGCCTTTCCTGTCAGGCTCGGCGCCGTTGGTAACGGCTACGTGGCCTTTTCCGGCGGGACGATGGCCATCACCAGTGATGCGGTTGTCGACCAGCATATCCGCAGCTGCCATATCATGATGGATCTGCTGGCGCTGGAGGAGCGCCGTACCGTGCCGGCCGAAACCCTGAGCGAACGCGAAGTGGCCTGCCTGCAGCTCGCGGGCGACGGTCAGATCAGCGAAGAGATTGCCGAGCGTCTCGGCCTCTCCGTTCACACCGTCAATGCCTACCTCGGCTCGGCAACAATCAAGCTGGATGCGGTCAACCGAATCCAGGCTATCGCGAAGGCCATCCGTCTTGGGTATATTCACTGA
- the visN gene encoding transcriptional regulator VisN codes for MKAESRHFLDAHASKTGTRDQFLRRLSISGAAGNLQSAMRLLTDYVGASHYLLARYDLIQEQGLNSIIASNWPFDLVRQLSEDLARSYAKSSEVEKCLTILTPQFALLPDNVDVPDDVSRQYCALSFCAGRIRYSIMLLFPEGLILSQERLREVGLLAGYVLSLGEAREARSDRDFDLTDRELECLFWIAEGKTSDEIAVILGISRNTINNYITSVMRKTATKTRSEAIAYAVRNNLV; via the coding sequence ATGAAAGCTGAAAGCCGGCATTTCCTGGATGCGCATGCATCGAAAACCGGAACGCGCGATCAGTTCTTGCGCCGTCTGTCGATCAGCGGAGCTGCCGGAAACCTCCAGTCTGCCATGCGGCTGCTGACGGATTACGTTGGCGCTTCCCATTACCTCCTCGCCCGTTATGACCTGATCCAGGAACAGGGGCTCAACTCGATCATCGCCTCCAACTGGCCCTTCGATCTCGTGCGGCAGTTGAGCGAGGATCTGGCGCGCAGTTATGCCAAGTCGTCCGAGGTCGAGAAGTGTCTGACGATTCTGACGCCGCAGTTTGCGCTCCTGCCGGACAATGTCGATGTGCCCGATGACGTCAGTCGTCAGTATTGCGCCTTGAGCTTCTGCGCCGGCCGTATCCGCTATTCGATCATGCTTCTCTTCCCGGAGGGATTGATCCTGTCCCAGGAGAGGCTGCGGGAGGTCGGGCTTCTGGCCGGCTATGTCCTCAGTCTCGGCGAGGCGCGGGAAGCACGATCCGATCGCGATTTCGATCTGACGGACCGGGAGCTGGAATGCCTGTTCTGGATCGCCGAAGGCAAGACAAGCGACGAAATTGCCGTGATTCTCGGAATCTCCCGCAACACCATCAACAACTATATCACCAGCGTCATGCGCAAGACGGCAACGAAGACGCGATCGGAAGCGATCGCCTACGCCGTGCGCAACAATCTGGTCTAG
- the fliF gene encoding flagellar basal-body MS-ring/collar protein FliF, whose product MNLLAQFNQVMKNLGSLGQTKLLTLAGVGLVSMAIVIAAALYVNKPAYETLYVGLETSDLNQVSAALAEGGIDFQVGQDGSSLQVPVGLTSRARLMLAERGLPNSSNAGYELFDNVGSLGLTSFMQEVTRVRALEGEIARSIQQISGIAAARVHIVMPDVGNFRRVGQKPTASVMIRANSDAGRKAAASIRHLVASAVPGLEVDDVTILDSTGQLLASGDEYGNNNLTRSLTTVQTVQKEIESNIDKALAPFLGLDNFRSSATAMLNLDTQQIQETVFDPESRVERSVKVTKEAQKSQQRQSDSAATVEQNVPQAAPAGGGNGPESSDQSDKKEEQTNYEINSKTTATTRNSYRVEKLSVAVVVNRARIAKMVGEPVDQAKIDAYLAEMQTIVATAAGINTERGDVVNVTAMDFLESQLLDEAAASGPGVGEILTRNLGGIINSAAFILVAFLVIWFGLRPVVRTVGGVAGGSSEVAAEAAGLELPDFSPAAGGAAALPEGFGADFGADFGFDGSNDLFGAEDDPNGGFNRRVKEGPEKRLARMVEISEERAAKILRKWAAERAA is encoded by the coding sequence ATGAATCTGTTAGCTCAATTCAACCAAGTTATGAAGAACTTAGGGTCGCTCGGCCAGACCAAGCTGCTGACATTGGCAGGTGTGGGTCTCGTGTCCATGGCGATCGTCATCGCCGCTGCCCTTTACGTCAACAAGCCGGCCTATGAGACCCTTTACGTTGGTCTCGAAACCTCCGATCTCAATCAGGTGAGTGCCGCTCTGGCGGAAGGCGGGATCGATTTCCAGGTCGGTCAGGACGGATCCAGCCTGCAGGTGCCGGTCGGTCTGACGAGCAGGGCTCGTCTGATGCTGGCCGAGCGCGGGCTGCCCAACAGCAGCAATGCCGGCTATGAGCTCTTCGACAATGTCGGGTCTCTGGGCCTGACCTCCTTCATGCAGGAAGTCACGCGTGTGCGTGCCCTTGAAGGTGAAATCGCCCGCTCCATTCAGCAGATCAGCGGCATTGCCGCAGCGCGCGTCCATATCGTGATGCCGGACGTCGGCAACTTCCGCCGGGTAGGGCAGAAGCCCACCGCATCCGTGATGATCCGCGCAAACAGCGATGCTGGCCGCAAGGCCGCCGCTTCCATCCGCCATCTGGTCGCCTCGGCTGTTCCCGGCCTTGAGGTCGATGACGTGACGATCCTGGATTCGACCGGCCAGTTGCTGGCGTCCGGCGACGAATACGGCAACAACAACCTGACGCGCAGCCTGACGACCGTGCAGACAGTGCAGAAGGAAATCGAATCGAATATCGACAAGGCGCTCGCACCTTTCCTCGGCCTGGACAACTTCCGCTCCAGCGCCACCGCCATGCTCAATCTGGATACGCAGCAGATCCAGGAGACCGTCTTTGATCCTGAATCGCGGGTCGAGCGCTCCGTCAAGGTGACGAAGGAGGCGCAGAAGTCGCAGCAGCGCCAGTCGGATTCGGCAGCGACCGTCGAGCAGAATGTTCCCCAGGCCGCGCCCGCCGGCGGCGGCAATGGTCCTGAATCTTCCGACCAGAGCGACAAGAAGGAAGAACAGACCAACTACGAGATCAATTCCAAGACGACGGCCACCACCCGCAACAGCTACCGCGTGGAAAAACTGTCGGTCGCCGTCGTGGTCAACCGCGCCCGCATTGCCAAGATGGTGGGCGAGCCGGTCGATCAGGCCAAGATCGATGCGTATCTCGCAGAAATGCAGACGATCGTCGCGACGGCTGCCGGCATCAATACCGAGCGTGGCGACGTCGTCAATGTCACCGCGATGGACTTCCTCGAGAGCCAGTTGCTGGACGAGGCTGCGGCTTCGGGCCCGGGGGTTGGCGAGATCCTGACCCGCAACCTCGGCGGCATCATCAACTCGGCCGCCTTCATCCTGGTCGCCTTCCTGGTCATCTGGTTCGGTCTGCGTCCGGTCGTGCGTACGGTGGGTGGTGTTGCCGGCGGTTCCTCGGAAGTGGCAGCGGAAGCCGCTGGCCTCGAACTGCCTGACTTCTCGCCGGCCGCCGGAGGCGCTGCGGCCCTGCCGGAAGGCTTTGGTGCGGATTTCGGCGCCGACTTCGGTTTCGACGGCTCGAACGACCTCTTCGGTGCGGAAGACGATCCGAACGGCGGCTTCAACCGTCGTGTCAAGGAAGGACCGGAAAAGCGCCTCGCGCGCATGGTGGAAATTTCGGAAGAACGCGCCGCAAAGATCCTGCGCAAATGGGCTGCGGAACGCGCCGCCTGA
- the cheT gene encoding chemotaxis protein CheT has product MTEPYVQPVASLEEKLPDVLMRIVSELYDVAYLIERVEPQLLEIGGASVLQSPDTMKVLQGIDLAVQKARGLAEFIDTITATIPDDCMVDVSTALNLVKLADMHKALSKGMRHGHSQPLSKAAGDFDFF; this is encoded by the coding sequence ATGACCGAACCTTATGTCCAGCCAGTAGCTTCCCTCGAAGAAAAGTTGCCGGACGTGCTGATGCGCATCGTGTCCGAACTGTACGATGTTGCCTATCTGATCGAGCGCGTGGAGCCGCAGTTGCTGGAAATCGGCGGTGCCTCGGTTCTGCAGTCACCGGATACGATGAAGGTGCTGCAGGGTATCGATCTTGCGGTGCAGAAGGCCCGCGGGCTCGCCGAATTCATCGACACGATCACGGCGACCATCCCGGATGACTGCATGGTGGATGTCTCCACCGCGCTGAACCTCGTGAAGCTGGCCGACATGCACAAGGCGCTAAGCAAGGGCATGCGCCACGGCCATTCGCAGCCGCTGAGCAAGGCTGCGGGCGATTTCGACTTCTTCTGA
- the cheD gene encoding chemoreceptor glutamine deamidase CheD, whose protein sequence is MNQLAAAKRMNIIQGEFKVTDDPDAVITTILGSCVAACLRDPVAGVGGMNHFLLPGNGPGGMSGGDMSRYGVHLMELLINGILKRGGRRERLEAKIFGGAKTIASFSNVGEQNAAFATEFLRDEGIKIVGSSTGGEFGRKLEYWPVSGRARTYPLTGAETQKTVALEQRPAKPAKPVESSIEFF, encoded by the coding sequence ATGAACCAACTGGCCGCAGCCAAGCGGATGAACATCATCCAAGGCGAGTTTAAAGTTACGGATGACCCGGATGCCGTCATAACGACGATCCTGGGATCTTGCGTGGCTGCGTGCCTGAGAGATCCGGTTGCCGGAGTGGGGGGGATGAACCACTTCCTTCTGCCAGGCAACGGCCCGGGGGGCATGTCAGGCGGTGACATGTCTCGCTACGGCGTGCATTTGATGGAGCTTCTGATCAACGGCATCCTGAAGCGCGGCGGACGACGCGAGAGACTCGAAGCCAAAATCTTCGGCGGTGCAAAAACGATCGCAAGCTTTTCGAATGTCGGCGAACAGAATGCAGCCTTCGCGACGGAATTCCTGAGAGACGAAGGCATCAAGATCGTTGGTTCCTCGACGGGTGGGGAATTCGGTCGCAAACTGGAATACTGGCCTGTCAGCGGCCGCGCGCGCACCTATCCCCTGACTGGGGCAGAAACACAGAAGACGGTTGCTCTCGAGCAGCGTCCGGCGAAGCCGGCCAAACCGGTCGAAAGCTCAATCGAGTTCTTTTAG
- a CDS encoding response regulator: protein MSLAEKIKVLIVDDQVTSRLLLSDALTQLGFKQITAAGDGEQGMKIMAEQPHHLVISDFNMPKMDGLGLLQAVRTNPSTKKAAFIILTAQGDRALVQKAAQLGANNVLAKPFTIEKMKAAIEAVFGALK from the coding sequence ATGTCTCTCGCTGAAAAAATCAAAGTTCTGATCGTCGATGATCAGGTGACGAGCCGGCTGCTGCTCAGCGACGCCCTGACACAGCTCGGCTTCAAGCAGATCACCGCCGCAGGCGATGGCGAGCAGGGTATGAAGATCATGGCCGAGCAGCCACATCACCTGGTGATCTCCGACTTCAACATGCCGAAGATGGATGGCCTCGGTCTCCTCCAGGCGGTTCGGACCAATCCCAGCACGAAAAAGGCTGCCTTCATCATTCTGACGGCACAGGGCGACCGCGCCCTCGTTCAGAAGGCGGCGCAGCTTGGGGCCAACAACGTCCTGGCCAAGCCGTTCACGATCGAAAAGATGAAAGCTGCCATCGAGGCAGTATTCGGAGCGCTTAAATGA
- the cheB gene encoding protein-glutamate O-methylesterase CheB, with protein MTMPARVLVVDDSPTMRGLITAVLNSDPEVSVIGQAGDAHEARAAIKELNPDVVTLDIEMPNMNGLEFLEKIMRLRPMPVIMVSTMTHQGANATLAALEIGAFDCVGKPVPGDVRPFGDLAEKVKAAARSNRGRSRTVAAPPVAPTAEYRVGRKVVAIGSSTGGVEALIAVLQKFPKNCPPTVITQHMPPTFTKSFAERLNRICAPVVQEATDGARLEIGKIYLAPGGDRHLQVSNPSAPCCRLIERDPVNGHRPSVDVLFDSVADLAGRNAVGVILTGMGRDGASGLLKMRSAGARTLGQNEKTCVVYGMPRVAHDIGAVEQQLPLNAIGEEILKLTAARKEGTE; from the coding sequence ATGACCATGCCGGCACGTGTTCTTGTTGTGGATGACTCGCCGACGATGCGTGGGTTGATCACGGCTGTGCTGAATTCCGATCCGGAAGTCAGCGTCATCGGCCAGGCGGGCGATGCGCATGAAGCGCGTGCAGCGATCAAGGAACTCAATCCGGATGTCGTGACCCTCGACATCGAGATGCCCAACATGAACGGGCTTGAATTCCTCGAAAAGATCATGCGCCTGCGACCGATGCCGGTGATCATGGTATCGACCATGACGCACCAGGGCGCCAATGCCACGCTGGCAGCTCTTGAGATCGGTGCCTTCGACTGTGTCGGAAAGCCGGTTCCCGGTGATGTTCGCCCCTTCGGGGATCTCGCCGAGAAGGTCAAGGCGGCGGCGCGCTCGAACCGGGGGCGTTCTCGCACCGTGGCCGCCCCGCCGGTTGCCCCGACGGCGGAATACCGCGTCGGACGCAAGGTGGTCGCCATCGGTTCGTCCACCGGCGGCGTCGAGGCACTGATTGCTGTTCTGCAGAAGTTTCCGAAAAACTGCCCGCCGACGGTGATCACGCAACACATGCCGCCGACGTTTACCAAAAGTTTTGCTGAACGGCTTAATCGTATCTGCGCCCCTGTGGTGCAGGAAGCAACGGACGGCGCGCGGCTGGAGATCGGCAAGATCTATCTGGCGCCGGGCGGTGATCGGCACCTTCAGGTTTCCAATCCGTCCGCCCCGTGCTGCCGGCTCATCGAACGTGACCCCGTCAACGGCCATCGGCCTTCCGTGGATGTCCTGTTCGACTCGGTGGCAGACCTGGCGGGACGCAATGCCGTGGGAGTCATCTTGACCGGTATGGGTCGCGATGGTGCCTCCGGCCTGCTCAAGATGCGGAGTGCGGGCGCACGCACCCTTGGGCAGAATGAAAAAACATGCGTGGTCTATGGCATGCCAAGAGTAGCGCATGACATCGGTGCCGTTGAACAGCAATTGCCGCTCAACGCCATCGGAGAAGAAATATTGAAATTAACCGCCGCCCGAAAAGAAGGTACCGAATAA
- the cheR gene encoding protein-glutamate O-methyltransferase CheR, whose translation MKPLGAFDGRQSPDEVLASGEYPLTRRDLSEIAAMIYSDAGIYLNETKASLVYSRLSKHIRNLGLRGFREYCALVSSAEGAQARREMLSHLTTNFTRFFRENHHFEHLRDEVLPGLIARAKAGGRVRIWSAASSDGQEPYSIALTVMALLPNAADYDFRILATDIDPKILALARAGVYDENSLETVSPAMRKQYFKEVDAGGRRKFQIDDKVKKLITYNELNLMAQWPFKGTFDVIFCRNVVIYFDEPTQMKIWSRFASLFPEGGHLYIGHSERVTGDAKNLFDNIGITTYRYTGKSAGRKS comes from the coding sequence ATGAAGCCTCTTGGCGCCTTTGATGGCAGACAGTCCCCGGACGAGGTCCTGGCAAGCGGAGAATATCCGCTGACCCGCCGCGACCTCTCCGAGATCGCTGCCATGATCTATTCGGATGCTGGGATCTATCTGAACGAGACGAAGGCCTCGCTCGTCTACTCTCGCCTGTCCAAACATATCCGGAACCTTGGGCTGCGCGGTTTTCGGGAGTATTGTGCTCTGGTCTCCTCGGCAGAGGGCGCTCAGGCGAGACGCGAGATGCTGTCTCACCTCACCACCAATTTCACGCGCTTCTTCCGTGAAAATCACCACTTCGAACATCTGCGCGACGAGGTGCTTCCGGGCCTGATCGCGCGGGCAAAGGCGGGCGGTCGCGTTCGCATCTGGTCGGCTGCGAGTTCGGATGGACAGGAGCCGTATTCAATTGCGCTCACGGTGATGGCGCTCCTGCCGAACGCCGCCGATTACGACTTCCGCATCCTGGCGACCGACATCGATCCGAAGATTCTGGCGCTGGCCCGTGCCGGCGTCTACGACGAAAACTCGCTCGAAACCGTGTCGCCTGCCATGCGCAAGCAGTATTTCAAGGAGGTCGATGCCGGCGGCCGCCGCAAGTTCCAGATTGATGACAAGGTTAAGAAGCTCATTACGTACAACGAACTGAACCTGATGGCCCAATGGCCCTTCAAGGGGACTTTCGACGTGATCTTCTGCCGAAACGTCGTCATTTACTTCGATGAGCCAACCCAGATGAAGATCTGGTCGCGATTTGCGTCGCTTTTCCCAGAGGGCGGGCATCTTTATATCGGTCACTCCGAGCGTGTGACAGGAGATGCTAAAAATCTTTTTGATAACATAGGAATAACCACCTACCGCTATACTGGCAAAAGCGCGGGGAGGAAATCATGA